One genomic region from Deltaproteobacteria bacterium encodes:
- the hslU gene encoding ATP-dependent protease ATPase subunit HslU, whose amino-acid sequence MTPREIVSELDRYIVGQRDAKRAVAVAVRNRWRRQLVPAELRDEIAPKNIIMIGPTGVGKTEISRRLAKLAQAPFIKVEASKFTEVGYVGRDVESIIRDLMDLSVKMVREEEQEKVQVKARDLAEERVLDLLLPEPQAPDSGSAGESAEGAESPVERPSPATREKLRRMLRAGKLDDRSVDIELTQNMTPMIEVLTPQGMEEMESNIKEMFSNLLPKQTKRKTVKIPEAMKLLTQEEAAGLVDMETVVGEATRRVEQSGIVFIDEIDKIAGRETVHGPDVSREGVQRDLLPMVEGSTVSSKYGLVRTDHILFIASGAFHNSKPSDLIPEFQGRFPIRVELSSLDKNDFVRILTEPKNALIRQYVALLETEKVHLCFGDDAIEEIARISAEANEKMENIGARRLHTILEKLLDEISFTAPEMPGREVRIDAAYVGERLEAILKDQDLSRYIL is encoded by the coding sequence ATGACGCCGCGCGAGATCGTTTCGGAGCTCGACCGCTACATCGTCGGGCAGCGCGACGCCAAGCGCGCCGTGGCCGTGGCCGTGCGCAACCGTTGGCGGCGGCAACTGGTGCCGGCGGAGTTGCGCGACGAGATCGCCCCCAAGAACATCATCATGATCGGCCCCACGGGGGTGGGCAAGACGGAGATCTCCCGCAGGCTGGCCAAGTTGGCGCAGGCGCCGTTCATCAAGGTGGAGGCGTCGAAGTTCACCGAGGTGGGCTACGTCGGGCGCGACGTGGAATCCATCATCCGCGATCTCATGGACCTGTCCGTGAAGATGGTGCGGGAAGAGGAGCAGGAAAAGGTCCAGGTCAAGGCGCGGGACCTGGCGGAGGAGCGGGTCCTGGACCTGCTGCTGCCGGAGCCGCAGGCGCCGGACAGCGGGAGCGCCGGGGAAAGCGCCGAAGGCGCCGAAAGCCCGGTGGAGCGGCCCTCGCCCGCTACTCGCGAGAAGCTCCGGCGGATGCTCCGGGCCGGCAAGCTCGACGACCGCTCCGTCGACATCGAGCTGACCCAGAACATGACGCCGATGATCGAGGTGCTGACGCCGCAGGGCATGGAGGAGATGGAGTCCAACATCAAGGAGATGTTCTCCAACCTCCTTCCCAAACAGACCAAGCGCAAGACCGTGAAGATCCCCGAGGCCATGAAGCTGCTCACCCAGGAGGAAGCGGCCGGGCTCGTGGACATGGAGACGGTGGTGGGCGAGGCCACCCGCCGGGTGGAGCAGTCGGGCATCGTGTTCATCGACGAGATCGACAAGATCGCCGGCCGGGAAACCGTGCACGGCCCCGACGTCTCCCGGGAAGGGGTCCAGCGTGACCTGCTTCCCATGGTGGAGGGCTCGACGGTGAGCTCGAAGTACGGGCTGGTGCGCACCGACCACATCCTGTTCATCGCCTCCGGCGCGTTCCACAACTCCAAGCCGTCGGACCTGATCCCGGAGTTCCAGGGGCGGTTCCCGATCCGCGTGGAGCTCAGTTCCCTGGACAAGAACGACTTCGTGCGCATCCTGACCGAGCCCAAGAACGCGCTCATCCGGCAGTACGTGGCGCTCCTGGAGACCGAGAAGGTCCACCTGTGTTTCGGGGACGACGCCATCGAGGAGATCGCCCGCATCAGCGCCGAGGCCAACGAGAAGATGGAGAACATCGGCGCGCGCCGGCTGCACACCATCCTGGAGAAGCTGCTGGACGAGATCTCCTTCACGGCCCCGGAGATGCCGGGCCGTGAAGTGCGCATCGACGCCGCCTACGTCGGCGAGCGTCTCGAGGCCATTCTGAAGGACCAGGATCTGTCGCGGTACATTCTGTAG
- the hslV gene encoding ATP-dependent protease subunit HslV, with protein MFHGTTILAVRHGGKIVVAGDGQVSLGDTALKHTARKVRKLYGDRVIAGFAGATADAFTLFEKFEGKLEQHGGVFKRAAVELAKEWRTDRMLRRLEALMIVADVEASLLVSGNGDVVEPDDGVIAVGSGGNYALAAARALVEHSSLDARVIAEEAMKVAATICVYTNGNLTIEELP; from the coding sequence ATGTTTCACGGAACCACCATTCTCGCCGTGCGTCACGGCGGCAAGATCGTAGTCGCGGGCGACGGACAGGTGAGCCTCGGCGACACGGCCTTGAAGCACACCGCGCGCAAGGTTCGGAAGCTCTACGGCGACCGGGTCATCGCCGGGTTCGCGGGCGCCACCGCGGACGCGTTCACCCTGTTCGAGAAATTCGAGGGCAAGCTCGAGCAGCACGGCGGGGTGTTCAAGCGCGCGGCGGTGGAGCTGGCCAAGGAGTGGCGCACGGACCGGATGCTGCGCCGGCTGGAAGCGCTGATGATCGTCGCCGACGTCGAGGCGTCGCTCCTGGTGTCGGGCAACGGCGACGTGGTGGAGCCCGATGACGGCGTCATCGCGGTCGGGTCCGGCGGGAACTACGCGCTGGCGGCGGCCCGCGCCCTGGTCGAGCACAGCTCGCTCGATGCCCGCGTCATCGCCGAGGAGGCGATGAAGGTGGCCGCGACGATCTGCGTCTATACCAACGGTAATCTGACCATCGAGGAACTGCCCTGA
- the argB gene encoding acetylglutamate kinase, with protein sequence MEDFIGKAEVLLEALPFIKRFYGKTFVVKYGGAAMVDETLKQSFAQDIVLLKYVGINVVVVHGGGPQINETLRKMGIESRYVRGMRVTDSETIDIIEMVLVGKVNKEIVALINQHGGAAVGLSGKDGQLILARKMNVTVPGDGESTEIIDIGMVGEIVRVDPTVIRSLEGNRFIPVIAPVGVGEMGETYNINADLVAGRVAAALGAEKLILLTDVEGVRDREGSLISTLTIAESTDLIRKDVISSGMIPKVECCVDALNGGVVKTHIIDGRDRHAVLLEIFTEQGVGTEVIRD encoded by the coding sequence GTGGAAGATTTCATCGGCAAGGCGGAAGTGCTGCTGGAAGCGCTCCCGTTCATCAAGCGTTTCTACGGCAAGACGTTCGTGGTCAAGTACGGCGGCGCGGCCATGGTGGACGAGACGCTCAAGCAGAGCTTCGCCCAGGACATCGTGCTGCTCAAGTACGTGGGCATCAACGTGGTGGTGGTGCACGGCGGCGGCCCCCAGATCAACGAGACCCTGAGGAAGATGGGCATCGAGAGCCGCTACGTGCGCGGCATGCGCGTCACCGACTCGGAAACCATCGACATCATCGAGATGGTGCTGGTGGGCAAGGTCAACAAGGAGATCGTCGCGCTCATCAACCAGCACGGCGGCGCCGCCGTGGGTCTCAGCGGCAAGGACGGGCAGCTCATCCTGGCGCGCAAGATGAACGTGACCGTGCCGGGCGACGGCGAGAGCACGGAGATCATCGACATCGGCATGGTGGGGGAGATCGTGCGGGTGGACCCCACGGTGATCCGCTCGCTGGAGGGCAACCGTTTCATCCCGGTGATCGCGCCGGTGGGCGTGGGCGAGATGGGAGAAACCTACAACATCAACGCCGACCTGGTGGCCGGCCGCGTGGCCGCGGCCCTGGGCGCCGAGAAGCTCATCCTCCTCACCGACGTCGAGGGCGTGCGCGACCGCGAGGGGAGCCTGATCAGCACCCTCACCATCGCGGAGTCCACGGACCTCATCCGGAAGGACGTGATTTCTTCCGGCATGATCCCCAAGGTCGAGTGCTGCGTGGACGCCCTCAACGGCGGCGTGGTCAAGACCCACATCATCGACGGCCGGGACCGCCACGCGGTGCTGTTGGAAATCTTCACGGAGCAGGGGGTCGGCACGGAGGTGATTCGGGACTAA